The Amycolatopsis sp. DG1A-15b genome contains the following window.
TCGTAGTAGGCGACGACCGTGCGCGCCTCCGCGGTTTCCGCGGGCGCCGCGGAAACGGGTGGCTGGACGTAAACCGTCTGCGGCGCGGGAACCGCGACCGTCGCCGTGCTCGTCACCGGCGCCTGCGGGGTCACCGGAACGGCCACCGGCACGCCCACCACCGGCGTTCCGCACGCGGCCGCACCCGCCAGGATCAGGGCGGCCACGGCGATTCTGGTCGCGGTCACGGCCATCACCTTCTTCCGGGTCCGCTCCCTGGGTCGCCCGCCCGGCGGGTTCTGCAACGCATTCCCGGAACCGCGACGCAAGCGTTACCCCGTGGAATTCACCCGTGCCGGCGGCTGATGTCGTAGGCCGTCATCGCGGCGGCCAGGTGGCGGGCGTCCGCCGGGCGGGTCGCGTCGTAGCCGGTGATCAGCTGGACGCGGCCCAGCCGGTAGGTGAGCGTGTTGCGGTGGATGTTCAACGCCGTCGCCGCTTCGCCGCGGTTGTAGCCCGACGTCACGAACGCGCGCAGGGCGTCGATCAGGTGCGGGTGCTCCGCCAGCGGCGACAGCACTCCGGCGAGCGCTTCCCGCGCGGGGCCCGGCTGGGCCAGCTGGTACTCGATCGCCAGATCGGCGAGCCGGTAGAGCCGCGGCGGGCGGTGCAAACCCTCGGCCAGCGCCAGGATTTCCACCGCTTCGGAGTGCGCGGCCGGGATGTCGGCCAGCGTGGGAGCCCGGGACGCGGCCGCGGCGCACGGCCGTCCGCAGACCCGGTCGACCCGCGCCGCCACGGCGTCCACCGCGGACCCCGCCGGCACCAGCAGCACGCCGCCGTCACCCTGGAACGTCACCAGCACGCCCGGTTGACTGTCCAAATCGGACCGGACGGCGCGGAAGAGGTCCGTCGCCGCCCGGGAGGCCGACGAGGTGGGCGACGGCAGGTGGAACACGACGACGTCGTAGCTCTCGGCCAGCTCCCGCCGCCGCACCGGGCGGCCGGCCAGCAGGCTGGCGGCGAGGTTCTGCCGGTCCTCCCGGCGCTCCCAGTCGAGGTCGTCGCGCTCCCGGAGATACGCCTCGGCGACGCGCGGCATCACCTCGCCGAGGAAGTCCAGCATCCGCGCGCCGAGCAGGGCACGGTCACCGGCCACCAGCTCCCACGCGACGCCGGCGGCCAGGGGGTAGATCTTCAGCACGGCCTCCAGCGGCAGGCCGTCACGGGCCCGCTCGGCGCCCCACGCGATCGGCAGCGCGAGCTCGTCCTCGGTCGGCCGCCGGTCCTCGGCGACCGTGGTCAGGAACAGCTCGAACACCGCCGTCGCGTTGGCGACCAGGTCGCCCTCCAGCACGCTCGCCGGCAGCAGCCGGTACGCCGGGATCTCGGCGGCGCACCGGGCCATCATCGCGGCGGCGATCTCCCCGGCCCGCGGGAACAGGGCGTCGACGGCATCCACCGCCGTATTGTCACCGTGCACAAACGGCCAGGGCAAGTTTCTGCGCGTTTTGCCAGCAGACAGCCTTGATCGCGAAGCGCATGCTGTGCAGAGCAACCAGACGAAGGGACTCTGCAATGGCGCGGGGAACGAACCGATGGCTGGCCGCGATCGGCCTGGCGAGCACGCTGCTGCTCGGCTCGGCGGTGCCGGCCCAGGCGGCGGCCGGGGGCAACAACGACTTCGCGTGCCGCCCGAGCGCCGCGCACCCGAACCCCGTCGTGCTGCTCCACGGCACCTTCGCCACCTACTACGAGGACCTCAACTTCCTCCAGGCCGACCTGGCCGCCCGCGGCTACTGCACCTTCTCCCTGACCTACGGCGCCTACCCGCAGTTCCCCTTCGCCGGCGGCCTCAAGCCGGTCGCGGAGTCGTCGCTGGAGATCAAGGCGTTCGTCGAAAAGGTCCGCGCGGCCACCGGCGCGGCGAAGGTCGACGTCGTCGGCCACTCCGAAGGCGGGCTGCAGTCGATCTACCTCGCCAAGATGCAGGGCATCCAGAGCGAGCTCGGCAAGGTCGTCGCGATCGCCCCGCCGACGCACGGCGCCAACGCCTCCGGCCTGCTGACGCTGGCCTACACGCTGCTGGGCAAGAGCACGTGGGACACCATCGTCAAGACGATCGGCCTGCCGATCTTCGCCGACGAACTGGACGGCGGCGCCGCGATCGTCGCGCTCAACACCGGCCCCGTCGCCCAGCCCGGCATCGGCTACACGATCATCACCTCGCGCTACGACGAGCTGGTGACCCCGACCGAGACGTCGTTCATCCGCGAACCCGGCGTGCGGAACCAGTACGTCCAGGACTTCTGCCCGCTCGACCCGGTCGGCCACATCGGCGAGGCCTACGACCTGAACGTCTGGCACCTGGTCCGCAACGCGCTCGACCCGGCGAACGCCACGCCGATCAAGGTCTGCGCGGTGGGCTCCCCCGGCTGACCGCCGTCGGCCGGATCAGGCGAGGCCGATCGCGAAGACGTGGAGGTTCGGGTCGGCGGGCAGCGTCACCGCGGCGATCTGCTTCCCGGCCGGGGCGTCGAACGGCGCCGTCGCGTAGACCGACGCCCCGCCGCCCTGGCCGCCCGGCTGGTTGCGGTGGTCCGTGCGCGCCACCAG
Protein-coding sequences here:
- a CDS encoding helix-turn-helix domain-containing protein; this encodes MDAVDALFPRAGEIAAAMMARCAAEIPAYRLLPASVLEGDLVANATAVFELFLTTVAEDRRPTEDELALPIAWGAERARDGLPLEAVLKIYPLAAGVAWELVAGDRALLGARMLDFLGEVMPRVAEAYLRERDDLDWERREDRQNLAASLLAGRPVRRRELAESYDVVVFHLPSPTSSASRAATDLFRAVRSDLDSQPGVLVTFQGDGGVLLVPAGSAVDAVAARVDRVCGRPCAAAASRAPTLADIPAAHSEAVEILALAEGLHRPPRLYRLADLAIEYQLAQPGPAREALAGVLSPLAEHPHLIDALRAFVTSGYNRGEAATALNIHRNTLTYRLGRVQLITGYDATRPADARHLAAAMTAYDISRRHG
- a CDS encoding alpha/beta fold hydrolase, with amino-acid sequence MARGTNRWLAAIGLASTLLLGSAVPAQAAAGGNNDFACRPSAAHPNPVVLLHGTFATYYEDLNFLQADLAARGYCTFSLTYGAYPQFPFAGGLKPVAESSLEIKAFVEKVRAATGAAKVDVVGHSEGGLQSIYLAKMQGIQSELGKVVAIAPPTHGANASGLLTLAYTLLGKSTWDTIVKTIGLPIFADELDGGAAIVALNTGPVAQPGIGYTIITSRYDELVTPTETSFIREPGVRNQYVQDFCPLDPVGHIGEAYDLNVWHLVRNALDPANATPIKVCAVGSPG